One part of the Arabidopsis thaliana chromosome 4, partial sequence genome encodes these proteins:
- a CDS encoding uncharacterized protein (unknown protein; FUNCTIONS IN: molecular_function unknown; INVOLVED IN: biological_process unknown; LOCATED IN: cellular_component unknown; Has 0 Blast hits to 0 proteins in 0 species (source: NCBI BLink).), which produces MLSDFSDIGFSSSFRIITLADGFGSVRLARGKIDEDSSEIIVALRQTERETNVMEDDVDDSSSTKMSPFWRILQSHDDGASIRRGAAIDDGGGDTERED; this is translated from the exons ATGCTCTCTGATTTCTCCGATATCggattctcttcttcgtttagAATCATTACGCTAGCCGATGGATTCGGTTCTGTTCGCTTAGCC AGAGGGAAGATTGATGAGGATTCATCGGAGATTATTG TCGCTCTTCGACAAACCGAACGAGAAACGAACGTGATGgaagatgatgttgatgactCTTCTTCGACCAAGATGAGCCCTTTCTGGAGAATC CTTCAAAGTCATGATGATGGAGCTTCAATCCGGCGAGGAGCTGCAATCGACGACGGCGGTGGCgatacagagagagaagattgA
- a CDS encoding uncharacterized protein (unknown protein; FUNCTIONS IN: molecular_function unknown; INVOLVED IN: biological_process unknown; LOCATED IN: endomembrane system; BEST Arabidopsis thaliana protein match is: unknown protein (TAIR:AT4G12680.1); Has 101 Blast hits to 99 proteins in 12 species: Archae - 0; Bacteria - 0; Metazoa - 0; Fungi - 0; Plants - 101; Viruses - 0; Other Eukaryotes - 0 (source: NCBI BLink).) — MAVVVTNLGSCLKISYVIFAFCSAFFLGAIKGLIVGPIAGLTLIVGNVGVILCLFPAHVTWTIYAVAKTNRFDIPLKVAILVALPALFGIWLGLSLAISVLVGVGYGFFTPWISAFEAFRQDTESNKFFHCLVDGTWGTIKGSCIVVTDFADFCYHSYPLYLKELRESPVSDELQTLRLIHVPGCIIVGILGLVIDIPLFTAIAVIKSPYLLLKGWYRLAQDAINREGPFLEIACIPVAGLTVLLWPIVVIGFILVTIFSSIFVGLYGAVVVFQERSFRRGVSYVIAVVGEFDEYTNDWLYLREGTIFPKPRYRMGRGSFSSEVSVIVHPSDVTRVNSSGSVDAPAMLVPSLVHSVSVREAIQEVRMVQIWEHMMGWFEMQGKELLDAEVLTPTDLYESLKGRHGNESSIINVGLPSYALLHTLLSSIKAGVHGVLLLDGSEVTHLNRPQDKFLDWVFNPIMVLKDQIRALKLGESEVKYLEKVVLFGNHEQRMEAWDNHSNPPQENLRTAQIQGISRRMMGMVRSVSKLPTYRRRFRQVVKALITYYSEKQGLNRTGSMSSGDFIEEG; from the exons ATGGCTGTCGTCGTCACTAACCTAGGAAGCTGTCTGAAGATTTCTTATGTCATCTTTGCCTTTTGTTCTGCTTTCTTTCTCGGTGCTATCAAag GTTTGATCGTAGGTCCAATTGCTGGATTAACATTAATAGTTGGGAATGTTGGAgtgattctttgtttgttcCCTGCACATGTTACTTGGACTATTTACGCTGTTGCAAA GACAAATAGATTTGACATTCCTCTGAAGGTAGCAATCTTAGTGGCACTTCCTGCATTGTTTGGGATATGGTTAGGTCTAAGTCTAGCAATTAGTGTTCTTGTTGGTGTTGGCTATGGATTCTTCACTCCTTGGATCTCTGCTTTTGAAGCCTTTAGACAAGACACTGAATCCAACAAGTTCTTCCACTGTCTTGTG GATGGAACTTGGGGAACCATCAAAGGGAGTTGCATTGTGGTTACTGATTTTGCAGATTTTTGTTACCATTCTTATCCACTTTACTTAAAGGAGTTACGCGAATCCCCGGTTTCAGATGAGCTTCAAACTCTTAG GTTGATTCATGTTCCAGGATGCATCATTGTTGGGATTCTAGGATTAGTCATTGATATCCCTCTTTTCACTGCAATCGCGGTTATTAAAAGCCCTTACCTTCTTCTCAAAGGCTGGTACCGACTAGCTCAAGACGCGATTAATCGAGAAGGACCATTTCTTGAAATAGCTTGTATACCAGTTGCTGGTTTGACAGTACTGTTATGGCCTATAGTTGtcattggttttattttggtgacCATCTTCTCCAGCATCTTTGTAGGACTATATGGAGCAGTTGTTGTATTTCAG GAAAGGTCATTCAGAAGAGGAGTCTCTTATGTGATTGCAGTAGTTGGAGAATTTGATGAGTACACAAATGATTGGCTTTACCTTAGAGAAGGAACCATCTTCCCAAA GCCAAGATATCGGATGGGAAGAGGATCGTTTTCAAGTGAAGTATCTGTGATCGTTCACCCTTCAGATGTAACAAGAGTCAATAGTTCTGGTTCTGTCGATGCTCCAGCGATGCTAGTACCGAGCCTAGTTCACTCTGTATCTGTTAGAGAAGCAATACAAGAAGTGAGAATGGTTCAG ATTTGGGAGCATATGATGGGGTGGTTTGAGATGCAAGGCAAAGAGCTACTAGATGCAGAAGTGTTAACACCAACTGATCTCTATGAGTCTTTAAAGGGCAGACACGGAAACGAATCATCGATTATCAATGTCGGGCTTCCTTCTTACGCTTTGTTGCATACATTGCTTAGCTCTATAAAAGCTGGTGTTCATGGTGTGCTTTTGCTTGATGGCTCGGAAGTGACACATTTGAATAGACCACAAGACAAGTTCTTGGACTGGGTCTTTAATCCAATAATGGTATTGAAAGATCAGATTCGAGCTCTTAAACTTGGAGAAAGTGAAGTTAAATACTTAGAGAAAGTTGTTCTCTTTGGAAACCATGAACAAAGGATGGAAGCTTGGGATAATCACAGTAACCCGCCTCAAGAAAACCTTCGAACTGCTCAAATCCAAGGAATCAGCAGAAG GATGATGGGAATGGTACGGAGCGTATCGAAGCTTCCGACTTATAGAAGAAGGTTCAGACAAGTGGTTAAGGCTCTAATTACTTATTATTCAGAGAAACAAGGCTTAAATCGAACCGGTTCCATGAGCTCTGGAGATTTCATTGAAGAGGGTTAA
- the ACD2 gene encoding accelerated cell death 2 (ACD2) (ACCELERATED CELL DEATH 2 (ACD2); FUNCTIONS IN: red chlorophyll catabolite reductase activity; INVOLVED IN: chlorophyll catabolic process, defense response, incompatible interaction, regulation of programmed cell death, regulation of plant-type hypersensitive response; LOCATED IN: in 6 components; EXPRESSED IN: 23 plant structures; EXPRESSED DURING: 13 growth stages; CONTAINS InterPro DOMAIN/s: Red chlorophyll catabolite reductase (InterPro:IPR009439); Has 181 Blast hits to 181 proteins in 30 species: Archae - 0; Bacteria - 8; Metazoa - 0; Fungi - 0; Plants - 170; Viruses - 0; Other Eukaryotes - 3 (source: NCBI BLink).), translated as MAMIFCNTLYSSSSPSYLSPLTSKPSRFSKNLRPRAQFQSMEDHDDHLRRKFMEFPYVSPTRKQLMVDLMSTVENRLQSQLLPCNLPPDVRNFNNPNGSAEASLHIRSGDKSSPIDFVIGSWIHCKIPTGVSLNITSISGFLNSSTKAPNFVVELIQSSSKSLVLILDLPHRKDLVLNPDYLKEYYQDTALDSHRQSLLKLPEVNPYVSPSLFVRSAFSPTASMLKIDAEEEDKLEEILRDHVSPAAKEVLEVWLERCVKEEEEKIVVGEEERMELERRDKSFRRKSIEDDLDLQFPRMFGEEVSSRVVHAIKEAFGVL; from the exons ATGGCGATGATATTTTGCAACACTctctactcttcttcttctccatcataTCTCTCGCCGTTAACTTCAAAACCGTCGCGATTCTCAAAGAATCTCAGACCTCGAGCTCAATTCCAGTCCATGGAAGACCACGACGATCACCTCCGCCGAAAATTTATGGAGTTCCCGTATGTGTCACCCACGCGGAAGCAGCTCATGGTTGATCTCATGTCGACGGTGGAGAATCGCCTCCAATCACAACTCCTTCCCTGTAACCTCCCTCCAGATGTACGAAACTTCAATAACCCTAACGGTTCCGCCGAAGCATCTCTTCATATCAGATCCGGCGACAAATCTTCTCCG attgattttgttatagGAAGTTGGATACATTGCAAGATCCCAACAGGAGTATCTTTGAATATAACAAGCATCTCTGGATTCTTAAACTCATCAACAAAAGCTCCAAACTTTGTGGTCGAACTAATACAGAGCAGTTCCAAGTCGCTTGTGCTAATCCTTGACCTCCCACATCGTAAAGATCTTGTTCTTAACCCGGATTATCTCAAGGAGTATTACCAAGACACTGCTCTTGATTCTCATCGACAATCTCTCCTTAAGCTACCTGAAGTTAACCCTTATGtgtctccttctctctttgtcCGTTCTGCTTTCTCTCCTACTGCTTCGATGCTTAAGATTGATGCGGAGGAAGAGGATAAGTTGGAGGAGATATTGAGAGATCATGTTAGTCCAGCTGCTAAGGAGGTTCTCGAGGTTTGGTTGGAGCGGTGtgtgaaggaagaagaagagaagattgtggttggggaagaagagagaatggagTTGGAGAGAAGAGATAAAAGCTTTAGAAGGAAGAGCATAGAGGACGATTTGGATTTGCAGTTTCCGAGAATGTTTGGTGAAGAAGTTTCCTCCCGTGTTGTACACGCTATTAAAGAAGCTTTCGGTGTTCTCTAG
- a CDS encoding initiation factor 4A-like protein (BEST Arabidopsis thaliana protein match is: eukaryotic initiation factor 4A-III (TAIR:AT3G19760.1); Has 30201 Blast hits to 17322 proteins in 780 species: Archae - 12; Bacteria - 1396; Metazoa - 17338; Fungi - 3422; Plants - 5037; Viruses - 0; Other Eukaryotes - 2996 (source: NCBI BLink).), with translation MDSMEAPSLPFQSPSRSSQQLHFYLAVDRPQFKMETVVELLGVLGRRPWLPIVVCCSSRDELDAVCSSLSTLPYISLAALYSDLADRERAMVIEKFRQATINWNQQLNSVVEEGLEESENGKEEKTSHLVVVTDVCLPLLSSGESSLSARVLINYELPTKKETYTRRITTCLASGGIVINMVVGGEVTTLKSLEESSGILIAEMPINISEIL, from the exons ATGGACTCCATGGAAGCTCCATCTCTACCATTTCAATCTCCCTCTCGTTCCAG TCAACAATTGCATTTCTACCTCGCCGTGGATCGTCCCCAATTCAAAATG GAGACTGTAGTGGAATTATTAGGCGTTCTAGGTCGTCGTCCATGGCTTCCGATTGTAGTCTGTTGCAGCTCTCGTGACGAACTTGACGCCGTCTGTTCTTCCTTATCCACTCTTCCTTACATTTCCTTAGCCGCTTtg TACAGCGATCTAGCAGATAGAGAACGAGCTATGGTTATAGAGAAATTCAGGCAAGCAACAATCAACTGGAACCAGCAACTTAACTCTGTGGTAGAAGAAGGTTTGGAAGAGAGTGAAAacggaaaagaagaaaagacatcTCATTTGGTAGTTGTGACCGATGTTTGCCTTCCGTTACTCTCATCAGGAGAATCTTCTCTATCCGCACGCGTTCTCATAAACTACGAGCTTCCTACAAAGAAG GAAACATATACAAGGCGTATAACAACTTGCTTAGCTTcag GTGGAATAGTCATAAACATGGTTGTTGGAGGTGAAGTAACGACTCTCAAAAGCCTCGAAGAAAGCAGTGGCATACTCATCGCTGAGATGCCAATCAAT ATTTCTGAAATCTTATAA
- a CDS encoding initiation factor 4A-like protein (FUNCTIONS IN: molecular_function unknown; INVOLVED IN: biological_process unknown; LOCATED IN: cellular_component unknown; EXPRESSED IN: 22 plant structures; EXPRESSED DURING: 13 growth stages; BEST Arabidopsis thaliana protein match is: eukaryotic initiation factor 4A-III (TAIR:AT3G19760.1).) has product MDSMEAPSLPFQSPSRSSQQLHFYLAVDRPQFKMETVVELLGVLGRRPWLPIVVCCSSRDELDAVCSSLSTLPYISLAALYSDLADRERAMVIEKFRQATINWNQQLNSVVEEGLEESENGKEEKTSHLVVVTDVCLPLLSSGESSLSARVLINYELPTKKETYTRRITTCLASGGIVINMVVGGEVTTLKSLEESSGILIAEMPINVYSRTNQSKKKQETFCCFYLRLMTSNVLSYCRFLKSYNNTWISDLKNSKWG; this is encoded by the exons ATGGACTCCATGGAAGCTCCATCTCTACCATTTCAATCTCCCTCTCGTTCCAG TCAACAATTGCATTTCTACCTCGCCGTGGATCGTCCCCAATTCAAAATG GAGACTGTAGTGGAATTATTAGGCGTTCTAGGTCGTCGTCCATGGCTTCCGATTGTAGTCTGTTGCAGCTCTCGTGACGAACTTGACGCCGTCTGTTCTTCCTTATCCACTCTTCCTTACATTTCCTTAGCCGCTTtg TACAGCGATCTAGCAGATAGAGAACGAGCTATGGTTATAGAGAAATTCAGGCAAGCAACAATCAACTGGAACCAGCAACTTAACTCTGTGGTAGAAGAAGGTTTGGAAGAGAGTGAAAacggaaaagaagaaaagacatcTCATTTGGTAGTTGTGACCGATGTTTGCCTTCCGTTACTCTCATCAGGAGAATCTTCTCTATCCGCACGCGTTCTCATAAACTACGAGCTTCCTACAAAGAAG GAAACATATACAAGGCGTATAACAACTTGCTTAGCTTcag GTGGAATAGTCATAAACATGGTTGTTGGAGGTGAAGTAACGACTCTCAAAAGCCTCGAAGAAAGCAGTGGCATACTCATCGCTGAGATGCCAATCAATGTATACAGTAGAACCaatcaatcaaagaaaaagcaagaaacatTCTGCTGTTTTTATCTTAGGTTAATGACTTCAAATGTGCTTTCTTATTGCAGATTTCTGAAATCTTATAACAACACATGGATCTCCGATCTGAAGAATTCTAAATGGGGTTAA
- the CEN2 gene encoding centrin 2 (centrin 2 (CEN2); FUNCTIONS IN: calcium ion binding; INVOLVED IN: DNA repair; LOCATED IN: cytoplasm; EXPRESSED IN: 8 plant structures; EXPRESSED DURING: LP.04 four leaves visible, 4 anthesis, petal differentiation and expansion stage; CONTAINS InterPro DOMAIN/s: EF-Hand 1, calcium-binding site (InterPro:IPR018247), EF-HAND 2 (InterPro:IPR018249), EF-hand-like domain (InterPro:IPR011992), Calcium-binding EF-hand (InterPro:IPR002048), EF-hand (InterPro:IPR018248); BEST Arabidopsis thaliana protein match is: centrin2 (TAIR:AT3G50360.1); Has 28959 Blast hits to 19034 proteins in 1566 species: Archae - 1; Bacteria - 97; Metazoa - 12402; Fungi - 5615; Plants - 6440; Viruses - 0; Other Eukaryotes - 4404 (source: NCBI BLink).), with translation MSEAAQLRRGLKPKGKTYGLTNQKRREIREIFDLFDIDGSGSIDASELNVAMRSLGFEMNNQQINELMAEVDKNQSGAIDFDEFVHMMTTKFGERDSIDELSKAFKIIDHDNNGKISPRDIKMIAKELGENFTDNDIEEMIEEADRDKDGEVNLEEFMKMMKRTSYG, from the exons ATGTCGGAAGCAGCACAGCTCAGAAGAGGTCTAAAGCCTAAAGGGAAGACTTATGGGTTGACCAATCAGAAGAGACGAGAGATCAGAGAGATCTTTGATCTTTTCGACATAGACGGTTCAG GTAGCATCGATGCTAGCGAGCTCAACGTTGCTATGAG GTCTCTTGGATTTGAGATGAATAATcag CAAATAAACGAATTGATGGCAGAAGTAGATAAAAACCAAAGTGGAGCCATAGATTTCGACGAATTTGTGCATATGATGACAACCAAATTCGGAGAACGAGACTCCATAGACGAATTGTCTAAGGCGTTTAAGATCATTGACCACGACAATAAT GGGAAGATTTCACCTCGTGATATAAAGATGATTGCTAAAGAATTGGGAGAAAATTTCACAGATAATGATATAGAAGAAATGATCGAAGAAGCAGACCGTGACA aagatggagaagttAACTTGGAGGAGTtcatgaagatgatgaagagaacCTCTTACGGCTAA
- the CEN2 gene encoding centrin 2 (centrin 2 (CEN2); FUNCTIONS IN: calcium ion binding; INVOLVED IN: DNA repair; LOCATED IN: cytoplasm; EXPRESSED IN: 8 plant structures; EXPRESSED DURING: LP.04 four leaves visible, 4 anthesis, petal differentiation and expansion stage; CONTAINS InterPro DOMAIN/s: EF-Hand 1, calcium-binding site (InterPro:IPR018247), EF-HAND 2 (InterPro:IPR018249), EF-hand-like domain (InterPro:IPR011992), Calcium-binding EF-hand (InterPro:IPR002048), EF-hand (InterPro:IPR018248); BEST Arabidopsis thaliana protein match is: centrin2 (TAIR:AT3G50360.1); Has 35333 Blast hits to 34131 proteins in 2444 species: Archae - 798; Bacteria - 22429; Metazoa - 974; Fungi - 991; Plants - 531; Viruses - 0; Other Eukaryotes - 9610 (source: NCBI BLink).), producing MANYMSEAAQLRRGLKPKGKTYGLTNQKRREIREIFDLFDIDGSGSIDASELNVAMRSLGFEMNNQQINELMAEVDKNQSGAIDFDEFVHMMTTKFGERDSIDELSKAFKIIDHDNNGKISPRDIKMIAKELGENFTDNDIEEMIEEADRDKDGEVNLEEFMKMMKRTSYG from the exons atg GCGAATTACATGTCGGAAGCAGCACAGCTCAGAAGAGGTCTAAAGCCTAAAGGGAAGACTTATGGGTTGACCAATCAGAAGAGACGAGAGATCAGAGAGATCTTTGATCTTTTCGACATAGACGGTTCAG GTAGCATCGATGCTAGCGAGCTCAACGTTGCTATGAG GTCTCTTGGATTTGAGATGAATAATcag CAAATAAACGAATTGATGGCAGAAGTAGATAAAAACCAAAGTGGAGCCATAGATTTCGACGAATTTGTGCATATGATGACAACCAAATTCGGAGAACGAGACTCCATAGACGAATTGTCTAAGGCGTTTAAGATCATTGACCACGACAATAAT GGGAAGATTTCACCTCGTGATATAAAGATGATTGCTAAAGAATTGGGAGAAAATTTCACAGATAATGATATAGAAGAAATGATCGAAGAAGCAGACCGTGACA aagatggagaagttAACTTGGAGGAGTtcatgaagatgatgaagagaacCTCTTACGGCTAA
- the MAP1D gene encoding methionine aminopeptidase 1D (methionine aminopeptidase 1D (MAP1D); FUNCTIONS IN: metalloexopeptidase activity, aminopeptidase activity; INVOLVED IN: proteolysis, N-terminal protein amino acid modification; LOCATED IN: chloroplast; EXPRESSED IN: 22 plant structures; EXPRESSED DURING: 13 growth stages; CONTAINS InterPro DOMAIN/s: Peptidase M24, structural domain (InterPro:IPR000994), Peptidase M24A, methionine aminopeptidase, subfamily 1 (InterPro:IPR002467), Peptidase M24, methionine aminopeptidase (InterPro:IPR001714); BEST Arabidopsis thaliana protein match is: methionine aminopeptidase 1B (TAIR:AT1G13270.1); Has 30201 Blast hits to 17322 proteins in 780 species: Archae - 12; Bacteria - 1396; Metazoa - 17338; Fungi - 3422; Plants - 5037; Viruses - 0; Other Eukaryotes - 2996 (source: NCBI BLink).): MAGVKSLQPRLISSFLGNNSIRSTQPLIHLFRFDLGRRHVSMQLSRTFSGLTDLLFNRRNEDEVIDGKRKRLRPGNVSPRRPVPGHITKPPYVDSLQAPGISSGLEVHDKKGIECMRASGILAARVRDYAGTLVKPGVTTDEIDEAVHNMIIENGAYPSPLGYGGFPKSVCTSVNECICHGIPDSRPLEDGDIINIDVTVYLNGYHGDTSATFFCGNVDEKAKKLVEVTKESLDKAISICGPGVEYKKIGKVIHDLADKHKYGVVRQFVGHGVGSVFHADPVVLHFRNNEAGRMVLNQTFTIEPMLTIGSRNPIMWDDNWTVVTEDASLSAQFEHTILITKDGAEILTKC, translated from the exons ATGGCGGGCGTGAAATCTCTGCAACCTAGACTCATATCTTCCTTTCTCGGCAACAATTCTATTAGATCAACGCAACCACTTATTCATCTCTTTCGCTTCGATTTag GAAGAAGACATGTTTCGATGCAATTATCAAGAACCTTTTCTGGATTAACCGATCTCCTGTTTAATAGAAG aaatgaagatgaagttaTTGATGGCAAGAGAAAACGTCTGAGACCGGGAAATGTATCTCCTCGTCGTCCTGTTCCGGGTCATATAACAAAACCTCCTTATGTTGATTCTCTTCAAGCTCCCGGAATCTCAAGTGGACTTGAAGTTCATGATAAGAAAGGTATAGAATGCATGAGAGCTTCTGGAATACTTGCAGCTAGGGTTCGAGATTACGCTGGCACTTTGGTTAAG CCAGGCGTAACCACTGATGAAATCGATGAAGCAGTTCACAATATGATTATTGAGAATGGAGCTTATCCTTCGCCTCTTGGTTATGGAGGTTTCCCGAAAAGTGTTTGCACATCTGTGAATGAATGCATTTGCCATGGTATACCAGATTCAAGACCACTTGAG GATGGGGATATTATCAACATCGATGTCACAGTTTATTTGAAT GGTTATCATGGTGATACTTCAGCAACTTTCTTCTGTGGAAATGTTGACGAGAAGGCTAAAAAGCTAGTCGAG GTGACGAAAGAGTCTCTCGACAAAGCAATATCAATATGTGGTCCCGGAGTTGAGTACAAGAAAATCGGCAAAGTCATTCA TGATCTTGcagataaacataaatatggAGTTGTTCGACAATTTGTAGGCCACGGGGTTGGCAGCGTCTTCCACGCTGATCCAGTTGTTCTGCATTTCC GGAACAATGAAGCTGGACGTATGGTCTTGAATCAAACCTTCACCATTGAACCGATGCTTACAATAGGAAGCAGAAACCCGATAATGTGGGATGATAACTGGACCGTGGTAACAGAAGATGCAAGCCTCTCGGCGCAATTCGAGCATACCATTCTTATAACCAAAGATGGTGCTGAGATTCTAACCAAgtgttaa